The genomic segment ACTCGGGTACTCTCGTATGCGCTTagcctgtcgtcgagtaggctgGTTGGTGTAGATAGTTGATTCTTGACCATTAACCATTCCACCACCCACGCCAcagtttgacctgacccCCGACCTAGGGGGCGCCTGCTGTGCTGGTGACAGGAATTAGATTGAGGAGGGGTATATACCTTTCTCGTGTATTCAGAGAGAAGGTGGGTGGGATACCTTGAGCGCCTTCCTTCCCGTCTCATGAGACCATGGGAAGGTGTGAGCCTCTCCCGCCTTCTCTTGCCGGGGTGTTCAATATGACCTTGGATTATTGCCGCATTTGGATGGGAACGCTGAACGGCCAAGGCTGCTTAGAGATTGAAGTAGAACGATACTGTCAATTACGTCCATATAGTTGATCGTTGAGTGGTGAGATGGCATTCTTATATGAGGCAGCCGAGACGGTGGTGTCAGGACAACACCACCATGGCATGGTAACGTCAGAAGAAAGACATGCCCTGTTCATACGCCATACATACGCCATCGTTCTCATTTCATTATGGGCTTAACGTATACCATACCCCAGACTGGCATTACTTTGGGCTGCGGTAGGCATCCTCTTTCGCTTGAAACGTCTCTGTTGATCTATCGACACGGATGCTGCCGAAGATTGTCAAGTATGGAGAGCAGCGGTGAGTAAGCTTCATCGCTCGCTCTCATACGTTCACGAGATTGAGTATATAAGGTGTCTATCTTCACCTCAACTTATATAGTCACGGACTGGTAGCCCTAGAGTCTTCTCCTTCACATTGTTCGCTTTGCAATTTCGGAATTTCCAATTAATTCGCGATGAAGATGTACACGTACAATTCTGAAGCAAGGGTATCTAAAAGAACATATCCAACACAAAAGCCTGCTCCAGACAAACAAGATTATCCCCCCTCCGGAACTGAGCCAACACCTGAATGAGAAGACTCTGACTTGCTCCAAAATCTCATAAGGGTACTCCGCCGGCCTGATTCATGAGACGCGTGGTCACTGGAAGTTGAAGACCTAGTGAAGATGGTCGACGTGGATGCGTCGCTAGACTTTCGAGTCGACGTCTGCGAATACTGCTGAAGGAGTCGCTTGATCTCCGATCCGGCCAGTCCACAGTTGGAAGCGGCCTGGAAAGCGTTCCGGCCATTTGCATCGGTCAAGCGAGGATCCGCGCCGTGGGAAAGGAGCACTTCGATCATGCCGATTTTGCGGGAGCTTTTTGTTGCTACAACCTGGATCGCGGCAATCAGGGGAGTGCACACATTGTTGTTGCTGAGATAGGGGGACGACGTCTGCGATCTCTTCGTCTGATGGCAGATATTGGGATCGGCTCCTTCGCCCAGCAAGAACCGGACCATTGCCTCGTTCCCCATCTCGCAAGCCATGTACAGCGCCGTCTTTCCCGAATTGTCGATGAGATCCAAAAGGTTAGGCGTGTCTTTGAGGAGAAGTCGGGCAACATTGACGCCGCCGGATTTGTTCTGACATCGGTGTAGGGGACTCAGACCTGCACTATCACGAACGTCGGCCCGCGCGCCCGTCTGCAACAACAGCCCAACGCTGTCGCGGTTCCTGGTCGACGCGGCAAGCAGCAAGGGCGTCGGTAGACCAACGTTGCCCCCGTTCTCGAGACTGACCACATGTCCCACCATTTGCCTCAATACCTCGAGGTTTTCGTCTTGGATGGCCTTATGGAGCGGCGAGGTTCGTGTCATGAAGTCGCAGGTGTCGAAGCGGAAGCCGGTCGGGACATCAATGTCGAATCCGTTCTCGCGACACCACTGAAAGGCTTGAGAGAGCTCGCCCATGGAGGACGGTCTCCTGGCGTCTGGTACAGAGTCTGGATCAGGGGGCGACGCAGGACGGCTTGTCAGCGGGATGATGACGGTGTTGACCCAGACTTCCACACCGCGCGCTTCGTCAAATGCCCCGTCGAGTTGCAGAGCCTTGATGTACAAATCTGCCGTCTCTTGTACCAGTTCAACCGGGATGGGTTCTTGGTTCTTCCGGCCTTCAAGAGCTCGGCTTAGGAACGTCTTTGCCTGCCTTAGATTACCGAGTCGGATGTATAGGCTCCCCAGGTCATGGTATAGCCGACTTCGCCGTTCGTTGTTCCGAAACTCCTCGGGTTGCTTCACCTCTTCTTGGAGTAAGTCCTGCAGAATCCCTTTCGCCTCGGTGATTTCCTCTTCTGTTTCACTTCTTAAAAGGATATCGGCGAGTCGCTCTTTCATGACAGCTTGCTCGGCAAAGCTAAAGTCAACGTCGTATCCTGGCTGGCTAAGCTGTTCTCGGATCTCGATGCCCCGCTTCTGATATAGCGAAGCCCGGAGAAATATTCCGCAGTCTACCAGGCGGTCGACTATTTCTTGGTTCGCGTCGTACTGGTGACTGAGGATGTCTTTGCTTGGTCCGTCTGGATGTTCGGGCTCTGGGTCCCAGTCGTCTGAGTCAACGTCTCCTGATGTTTGTTTAGAGTCCTGGTCCTTTCCCGATGCCAACTTAGTGTACGATGAGTTGAACGACAAGAACGAGTGGTGTTGGTCTGCATTTTGCAAAGTGACTGCGGCTGCTACTTCGTCGGCCGACATTCGCCAGGCTTGGATCTCTCTTGTGACAGACATAGATTCATCCATTCTTGTGTCACTTTCGTCGTCCCATTCCGTTGATGGTCGTCGTTGACCCTTGCCCGTACGTGAGATGAGGTTCGCGGCTCGAATTTCGTCGGTCAAGTTTCTGATTGCGGCATGGACCTGGTCTTGAGACTTTTGTTGAGTCCATAATGAGCCGCTTCTAAAGTCAGTCATCCGATCCACCAAAGGGTTCTGCTTGAAGGGTTTCACGTACAGAGACAGGGTTATCAGACTGAGTTGGAGTACTTGTGTATACGACGTAATGTGAGAGACCAGATCGCGAATCACAACCGACTTCAACGTCATGGTAAAGCTCGCTCTAGCTTTATCAATCGGACCCGGCTTGTCGTCAAGTTCTGGTAGCTCTTTCTGCAGCCTGTCAAGCGAGGAGCGGCATGATTTGAGGATTTGGTAAATATCTTGGTGATGCTCTCTCTCAAAGGAAAGCTGATGCGGGTGCTGCTTCAGGATTCGAGCCACATTGCGCAGCGCGGCGTGTAGATTCCGGATGGTCTCGTGGAATTCGCAGATGCTCGAGGAAATGGCTTTGCTCTCTTGGACAAACTTGCCCGTGCCTTCTACGATCTTGCCGGCTATTCCGACCATCTGCAGAGCAAAGGCGGCAATCGAAAGAGGATCCATCTCAATCTGAGTTGTTTGTGCAGCGCTGTTATCCGAGTCTCTGGCTCTCCTCAGTCTCCTGAACGGCGGCCGCGTCCATTGACTTCGCGATAATCGATGCAAAGAGTCCTCGGGCGTTGAACGATGAACATGTTAGGGAGTCGTGGATGGGCTCGATGCAATGTGCAAAGTCAACAAGCACTCGGGTAGAAAAGAACACACAGTAGAGGACGGGCGGGCAGTGAAGGGGCAGACATTGGACACCCTCCTCCATCTATCGATGAGGCAAGTACACCTGTGGTCCCCGCGATCGACAGATGTTACCCTCCCAAATGAGTCTTACTCGCCGAGACAAAAAATCGCTGCCGTCAATCTGGGGGGCATAGCCACGAAGGAACACATCACGAGCGTAGGGCAGGCTGCTGCCGCAGTCGGTGTAACGCAGAGTTCAGCTGGCCCTGCACTGCGGGCTCCTCAGTGAGTAGGTACTCCTTGGATGTCATTGTCTCACTTCCAAGCAAATGATCTCACTCCGTAATCGACCCCGACCTTAGAGCTTCTTTCTGCCCACTTGAGTAGGTAGCCGTGACTCTATACAACGGGCCCCCGCGGGGAACCTCGCAGGACCGGGGTCTACTCCGTGGCGTGGGAGTTGATGCAGTAGCCTTATTCCACTTGAACCCCAGTTGCCAAGCTTCACCCCGACTATGTCCTCTGGGTCTGTGGCGCAGCAGGATACCAGGCGATGAACAATATGCATATTATTCATAAGCAAGACATAGCGATGACAGCAGGAGAGCTGGGCGATCTGCACCTTGCAGCCCCAAACTCATCTTGTGAACGTCGATTGGCTTGGGCAAAGCCACAGTTCAAGTGCTGCCTGGCGCCGTACATCTGCAGCTTCCTCCCGTGTTCGGGATCGAGTACAAGAAACTCAGCGTCTGCGGGTGAAGTCAGTTGCGAGTGCCCGAGATGAGGCTTCTCTAGGACTTAAGGACTTCTGGAATGACACATCAAAATCCCAAGAGTTCGTCTCGTTGGTCAATGTAACCCCCCGATACCTCAATAGTTTAGCACGTTTCCCGGTGGTACAAAGGGCAACACTGCGGTCAATCTGGAATCTGTCACTCAAGGCTCCCTCCATTGCCAGATGGGATGGTGGATGGCAGGGAGGCGGAAAGGTTTGGCTTCGCCTCCACACTCACAGCCCTacatgggggggggggcgggaGGGGGCGGAACGCGAGCGCAGTGGCGTCCGTTGCGGACTCGTGCGGGGGTCGGctgcgggggggggggggggggggggggggggggggggggggggggcgcgCCCCGCCCCCGccgcggggggggggggggggggggggggggggggggggtgacCAGATGCCCCTCGCTTCCCTCTACTCCGCATCTGGTATATACGAGTAGACAAGTAAACGGGACGACGATCGCTGGCTCGAAGGATGAAAATGACGGGCCTGTGCATGGGCTGCCATCTGATTGTACAACGCCAGCCGAGGAAAGCCTGCGAGACAAAGTCTCAGTGAGACGCGGGACGCGGGACGCCGTCACTCAATCCTATTGGGGGCCATGAGGTCTCACTTCCTGGGCCATGGTTCGTGCCGTTTCGCGCTCGCATAGGTGACCATAACGACAGTGCCTTACCTATATGACTGAGCGGCCTGGCTTCCGTTCACTTAATACCCAGGATAGGCCTGGCTCGCGATCGATTTCAGCCCTATATTGGCTGCTCGTGATGCTACTTATCGTGGTATTGCTGATAAGTGCCAATTAAGTCCATAATCTCTCAGAACGATCATATTGACAACGGCATGTCTGATATCGACACTCTCGGCCAGGCCGAGTCTCATTCTGGCCATGACAGGGTGACAAAACAACAAGCCCGCCACCGGCATATCAACGACCGGGCGGTAATCGAGAACCCTCTCTGTAAGCTCCATCTCCAAGGACTCCAAATATTCAACTCTACTACTCAAAATCCCCTTCCCTTCTAAAGACCGCTTCTTTCGCTGACTCAAATCTCTCCATTTAGCTCACTATACCGACGAACAGCTAGAGGCAGATGTCACGTCATTCGCGGAGAGGTATCTGAACGTCGATAAGGGAGCTTTGATACGAGCTGCGCGTGTGGCAAAGGATATCAAGCTATACGACGAAGTTGCGAGAAACCCAAGCGATGCGGCAGGAAAGGAGCTTCCGGTCCAGCTGACGGCAGAGGAGAAGCGGGCACTTGTTCGGGAACGCGATGTCCCGTTCAGCGAAAAGGGGATGTGGACCATCATCATTACTGTGTCCCTCGCAGCATTCTTGCAAGGTAGGCAAATCATCTTCTTGTCTTTGGCTCAATATCGGTTCACGGGCTCACCGAGCTCCCTAGGCCACGTGCAAGCGTCATTCAACGGCTCCTCTCTGTATGACACCGAGTTCGGGCTGAACACGACGGCCAAGAAAGACGACAACAGTGCGACGGGTAGCCATGCTGAGTTAGGAATCGATGACTGGAAGCTGGGAGCCGCAAATGCGTCTCCTTTCTTGTTCGCTGCGCTGCTGGGCTGTCCTCTTGCGCTGCCCGTAAACCATTATCTCGGTCGTAAAGGGGGGATGGTGGTGGCTGCTTTTCTTATCCTGGTCAGCTCGATTGCTTCAGCCTTTGCGACAAATTGGGTGCATCTTTTTGGTATTCGGCTGGTGAATGGTATAGGTTAGTGTACACACCTGCCTTTTTCAAAGATATCACGATGCTAATGATGGGATCAGGTATGGGACTCAAGGCCGTCAGCACTCCAATCCTAGCCAGTGAGACCGCGGTTGGTTTCTGGCGTGGCACCTCCATTCTCGCATGGCAGCTGTGGGTAGCCGCGGGCCTGATGGTCGGCTTCGCCTTCAACCTGATCTTCGACACAGCGGCCAACAAGCGGCTGACCTTCCAACTCATGGTGGGCGCGCCCATGGTCCCCGCCCTCGCGCTGCTCGTCCTGGTCATCTGCTTCTGCGAAGAAAGCCCGCGCTACCTGATGCGCGTGTCGAGTCCGCGGTACGACCCGCAGCGGGCCTACGAGATCCTCAAGAAGCTGAGGAACACTGAGCTGCAGGCTCTCCGGGACATCTACCTCGTGCACAAGTCTATAGAGCAGGAGGAAGTGCCGGGCGGGGTCGCGAATCTCAAGTACATTCCGGGATTTGTGTCAACCGTGGTGGGATTCCTGCGGCAGTGGAGGCAGCTGTTTCTTGAGAGGCGGTTGAGGAACGCATTGATTAGTAGCTCGACTGTGGCGCTTGCCCAGCAACTGTGTGGTAAGACGCGAACTCTCTGAAGTGTGATTAGACGTAGATGAGAGCCGTGCTGACTTGACGAAACAGGAATCAACGTGCTGGCCTTCTACTCGGGCACGCTGTTCAGCCGCGCCGGTGCGGAGAAGCGAGATGCCATGTTCTTCAGTCTAGGCTATGGAGCTGTCAACTTCATCTTTGGGCTACCCGCCATCCGAACGATCGATACGTTGGGCAGACGGAAATGGCTGATATTGACACTCCCCGTGATGGCACTCTTCATGCTCCTCGCGGGCGTCTCCTTCAACATCCACAACCTGAATGCCAAGGTCCCAGTGGTGGCACTGTTCATCCTCCTGTTTGCGGCCGCGTATTCGCCTGGTCTGGGGCCTATCCCGTTCACCTACGCGTCAGAGAGCTTCCCGCTATCTCACCGCGAAGCTGGGGCCGCAGTCGCCATCGCGGTGAATCTGGGCTTTGCCGGTCTGCTCTCCGTCTTCTTCCCGCGTATCAATTCCGGGCTGGGCGACGGCGGCTCGCTATACCTCTTTGCGGGACTGAATGTCTTGGCCCTGGTCATGGTCTTTTTACTGTTGGAGGAGACCAAGAGGCGCAGCCTAGAAGACCTGGACCTCGTGTTTGCTGTGTCGAAGCGACAGTTCGTCAAGCACCAGGTTGTCGAGTACTTGCCGTGGTTCTTTAGGCGTTATGTCCTGCGGAAGCACGAGTACAAGCCGAGTCTGTATATTGATCTGATCTGGGGGTCCAGAGACGACGAAGACGAGCGGACACGGGCGAGGGATGCGCGGCGGATGGACGGGAGGAGAGATAGTTCCGAGTCGGACAGAGACAGCACTCACGCGTAAATAGGTTGAGGACCGGGCTGCGTGAATGGACGATGAATTCAGGTGATTGCAACAGCGTTGTGGCTGAGTTCACGAAAGCGAGAAAGCGAATTGATGATTTACCTATTAGTCCTTTTGGCGTGAAACTGGTCCGCAAATTACTCGTTGGCTTTACGCGTATACGAGTCAAGGATTATTGGAATTATTTGGTGGCAATGATACTTGGCTTTGGGTCAAAAATAGGAATGTCAGACTTGTTGAAGCTTAGGAGGAATTGTTACAATGGCtggatttaaaaagttatttggAGGCGTGATGCACCCAGCATTCGTTGTTGGATTGTACCTTTTGGTACCCAGGGTAGGTAGTTGTGTGTCCGTGTACCTATGTTGGAGCTGCTCGTGGAAGGAGCTGAAGCTTACTCCGGAGCCAGCGGGCCGGTCAGACCCACCTCCATCCCGTCAAATCCCCGATTATTTGGCGGCGTCAGCCCGGAGTTCAAGCGAGAGCCAACGCCGCGGCCCCTCCGCCTGACCCCGCTAGAGTCCCTTGGGAAGGGCTCCCATTGGCTCCGAGGGTCACAGGTGGAACACGAAAACGAGCGAGGGTGGCAGGTGCAGTCACGCAGACGCTTTTTCCTTCCTCGCGCTGCATTGTCCGGGACTCTGCAGGGCGTTTGGATGAGGGCTGCGACGCTGCGCTATGGCAGGCGTGACGATTGTGTCTTTCCTTAAAAGTCCAGGATGGTCTACTTCCCATACCTAGTTGTTGAGCCAAgccttttctctctcttctcttttttttgaCTTACTTTACCTTGGGTTGCTTGCTTTGTTCTTCAACTCAACCCGTAGCCACGGAAACAAAACGGTTCCATTGTTCAAGGTCAAAGTAATGAACTGCTCGGCAGGGGGGTAGACCATTTGTACTCGCTTAAGGTAAAGGCCCCCGAAGGATTTAGCGCTTGGCGGTCGCTCAAGCCGTACGCTGGGCCCGATAAGGTACCTCCACCCGTCGACTGACATTGCGCATCCCGCTAATCAGGGCACCCCGTCAGGACGTCATCGAACCGTCCCAATTATTCCAATCTCGGACCTTTCGTGACCCGTTCAGTCCGCCGTCGTCAGTCGCTGCGCGCTGCGCGTGTGTCCTGCTGCTCTCCTATCTCGAAACCGCAAAGTTGAATTTGTCTCTTCCTTCTCCAAGCTCCAGGACGTCGTCATTGCACCTTGGCGGCATAGCGAACGAGAAGCACTGCCAGATCTCGACAACACAAGCCCTCGCCATGTCCACATTTCGATTGACTATCGAAGACGGCCAGTTCCGCGACGGCTACGGTAGACAAGTTGTGCTTCGAGGCCTCAATGTCGCCGCCGACGCCAAGCTCCCCAGCGAGCCAGATCAACCCTCGCACATTGGCGACGGCTTCTTCGATGGCGACAATGTCAAGTTTCACAACCGTCCTTTTCCCAAGGACGAGGCTCACGTTCATTTCTCGAGGATAAAGCGCTACGGATACAACACCATCCGTTACGTCTTCACCTGGGAGGCCATCGAAGCCGCTGGCCCAGGACGTTACGATGAAGAATGGATCCAGCATACGATTGAGATTCTGAGGATAGCTAAAGAATATGGCTTTTACATCTTCATGGACCCTCACCAGGACGTGGTATGTCTGACTGTTCTCTCCCCCATCATGTGGTTCCCAAGGCTAACAAACCAATCCTACAGTGGTCGAGGTACTGTGGTGGTTCTGGCGCCCCAATGTGGACAATCTACGCCTGCGGCCTCAACCCGCAGAGCTTCTCCGCCACCGAGGCCGCGATCGTGCACAACACATACCCGAAGCCCGAAGAGTTCCCCAAGATGATCTGGTCGACAAACTACTGGCGTCTCGCCGCCGCGACAATCTTCACCATGTATTTTGGCGGCAGGGATTTTGCGCCAAAGTGCATCATTAACGGCATAAACATTCAGGACTTTT from the Colletotrichum lupini chromosome 3, complete sequence genome contains:
- a CDS encoding glycoside hydrolase family 5, which translates into the protein MSDIDTLGQAESHSGHDRVTKQQARHRHINDRAVIENPLSHYTDEQLEADVTSFAERYLNVDKGALIRAARVAKDIKLYDEVARNPSDAAGKELPVQLTAEEKRALVRERDVPFSEKGMWTIIITVSLAAFLQGRQIIFLSLAQYRFTGSPSSLGHVQASFNGSSLYDTEFGLNTTAKKDDNSATGSHAELGIDDWKLGAANASPFLFAALLGCPLALPVNHYLGRKGGMVVAAFLILVSSIASAFATNWVHLFGIRLVNGIGMGLKAVSTPILASETAVGFWRGTSILAWQLWVAAGLMVGFAFNLIFDTAANKRLTFQLMVGAPMVPALALLVLVICFCEESPRYLMRVSSPRYDPQRAYEILKKLRNTELQALRDIYLVHKSIEQEEVPGGVANLKYIPGFVSTVVGFLRQWRQLFLERRLRNALISSSTVALAQQLCGINVLAFYSGTLFSRAGAEKRDAMFFSLGYGAVNFIFGLPAIRTIDTLGRRKWLILTLPVMALFMLLAGVSFNIHNLNAKVPVVALFILLFAAAYSPGLGPIPFTYASESFPLSHREAGAAVAIAVNLGFAGLLSVFFPRINSGLGDGGSLYLFAGLNVLALVMVFLLLEETKRRSLEDLDLVFAVSKRQFVKHQVVEYLPWFFRRYVLRKHEYKPSLYIDLIWGSRDDEDERTRARDARRMDGRRDSSESDRDSTHAGPVRPTSIPSNPRLFGGVSPEFKREPTPRPLRLTPLESLGKGSHWLRGAPRQDVIEPSQLFQSRTFRDPFSPPSSVAARCACVLLLSYLETAKLNLSLPSPSSRTSSLHLGGIANEKHCQISTTQALAMSTFRLTIEDGQFRDGYGRQVVLRGLNVAADAKLPSEPDQPSHIGDGFFDGDNVKFHNRPFPKDEAHVHFSRIKRYGYNTIRYVFTWEAIEAAGPGRYDEEWIQHTIEILRIAKEYGFYIFMDPHQDVWSRYCGGSGAPMWTIYACGLNPQSFSATEAAIVHNTYPKPEEFPKMIWSTNYWRLAAATIFTMYFGGRDFAPKCIINGINIQDFLQGHFVAACAHLAKRIHEAGDLENEVVIGWESMNEPGCGLVGYQDIAVIPNAQKLKKGSCPTIWQTLLTGSGRACEVETWDMGGMGPYKVGRSLIDPHGEMAWLPADYDDSRYGWKRDEGWKLGECIWAQHGIWDTKTDTLVKKDYFSKNPRTGKTIDHPEFTNTYFMDSYRLYRDAIRPIHKNCIMLMQYPTLELPPQIKGTADDDPMMAFSPHWYDGITLMTKRWNRVWNVDVVGVLRGRYWHEALSVKVGETAIRNCFKDQLASLRQEGLDRMGNHPCVMTEFGIPYDMGDKKAYKTGDYSDQSAALDANYFGAEGSGMEGHCLWVYVAKNTHEHGDLWNGEDLSVFSLDDKTLPMSPLPRSPSPNPSSDLKRNSMSRDVPDESTVTPENLQSTITNPSISSAPSKDPELTNAPGLRAAEAFVRPTPVVVAGDVLEYGFDLRSCTFTLKLKATAPPSETAPTVVFLPEFHYPQDNCTVEVSSGKWAISMDDDEGPLLQKLKWWHADGEQTLKVTGLVRQHNIVEGSEEDMGYLEQCQQNYARCSVM